In a single window of the Arenicella chitinivorans genome:
- the cyoC gene encoding cytochrome o ubiquinol oxidase subunit III, producing the protein MSTIEIQHEAGYTGFVSEEHHHDYAGDTLLGFWIYIMSDCILFATLFATYAVLSGSFAGGLTPADLFDLNFVAVETGLLLFSSFTFGMAMLGAQQKNMTQLLLWLGITFALGGGFLSMELYEFYHFSHEGAGPTSSAYWSAFYALVGTHGLHVFAGMFWMVILVIHILKDGITAENHTRLSCLSLFWHFLDIIWICVFSMVYLMGVM; encoded by the coding sequence ATGTCGACGATAGAAATACAACACGAGGCGGGCTACACAGGCTTTGTGAGTGAGGAACACCACCACGATTACGCGGGTGATACCTTGCTTGGCTTCTGGATTTACATCATGAGTGACTGCATTCTGTTCGCAACCCTGTTTGCGACCTATGCGGTACTGAGCGGTAGCTTCGCAGGTGGACTCACACCAGCTGATTTATTCGACTTGAATTTTGTGGCGGTGGAAACCGGGCTCTTGCTATTCAGTAGTTTCACCTTTGGCATGGCCATGTTGGGCGCACAGCAAAAGAATATGACGCAGTTATTGCTGTGGCTGGGGATTACGTTTGCCTTGGGTGGTGGCTTCTTAAGTATGGAATTGTATGAGTTCTATCACTTTTCGCACGAAGGTGCTGGTCCGACTTCCAGCGCCTACTGGTCAGCTTTCTACGCTTTGGTGGGCACGCACGGTCTACACGTGTTCGCCGGGATGTTCTGGATGGTCATCCTGGTAATTCATATTTTGAAAGATGGTATCACCGCCGAGAATCACACGCGTTTGTCGTGTCTCAGTTTGTTTTGGCACTTTCTCGATATTATCTGGATCTGTGTATTCAGTATGGTTTATTTGATGGGGGTAATGTAA
- the cyoD gene encoding cytochrome o ubiquinol oxidase subunit IV yields MATQTHGGAAHGSVKEYVWGLIWSIVLTAIPFALVMSGSFSNGLTLAIILLCAIAQVFVQLVFFLHMNGDSDQLWNTTSGVFIVLIVAIVVLGSIWIMQHLNHNMLMGH; encoded by the coding sequence ATGGCGACGCAAACTCACGGTGGTGCGGCCCACGGCAGCGTTAAAGAATATGTGTGGGGCCTCATCTGGTCCATTGTGCTGACCGCAATTCCATTTGCACTGGTGATGTCCGGATCATTCAGCAATGGTCTGACACTGGCAATTATCCTGCTGTGCGCAATTGCACAGGTATTCGTGCAGCTCGTGTTCTTTCTGCATATGAATGGCGACTCCGATCAGTTGTGGAATACGACGTCGGGGGTCTTCATTGTGCTGATTGTGGCGATCGTTGTTCTTGGCTCGATTTGGATCATGCAGCACTTGAATCACAATATGTTGATGGGTCATTAA
- a CDS encoding SCO family protein translates to MSGQGQVSQRAIKLTVIGVFLALGVVVGLFFLTVDADFDNPKRSFADLGGDFTLQSTEGPVSLRDFHGKVVVMYFGFLSCPEVCPNSMGVISTALNRLSEDQLASTQALLISVDPARDSVDALAEHARFYHPNVIGLTGTTQSIDQVTEQYGAYYNISEIESQREDYGVEHSSRYYVIDQRGKLITAMRHSTTPNELYTQLSELLSQG, encoded by the coding sequence ATGAGCGGGCAAGGGCAGGTTTCACAGCGCGCCATCAAGCTAACAGTCATCGGCGTTTTTCTGGCGCTGGGCGTGGTGGTCGGTTTGTTCTTTCTAACCGTGGACGCGGACTTTGATAACCCCAAGCGTTCATTCGCCGATCTGGGCGGTGATTTCACATTGCAGTCGACTGAGGGCCCAGTGTCCCTCCGTGATTTCCACGGCAAAGTGGTGGTTATGTATTTTGGGTTTTTGAGCTGCCCCGAGGTCTGTCCTAACTCAATGGGTGTGATCAGTACCGCGCTAAACCGTTTGTCCGAAGACCAGTTGGCGTCGACACAAGCTTTGTTGATCAGCGTTGACCCCGCACGTGACAGCGTCGATGCGTTGGCCGAGCATGCGCGGTTTTACCATCCGAATGTGATCGGTTTAACCGGCACGACGCAGAGCATCGATCAGGTCACCGAGCAATATGGCGCTTACTACAATATTTCAGAGATTGAGTCGCAACGCGAAGACTACGGCGTTGAGCATTCGTCGCGGTATTACGTGATTGATCAACGTGGAAAACTAATCACGGCAATGCGGCACAGCACTACGCCGAATGAACTTTATACACAATTATCCGAACTTCTGAGCCAAGGTTAA
- a CDS encoding YbfB/YjiJ family MFS transporter, with the protein MVFIKQYYRPNRYSVMFAGVCALVLTMGIARYAFTPMIPYMQDQTGMSEGLAGWLAGWSYIGYLVGLFMVWLMRDLRLKDYFFRYGLFIAVFTTAIMAFHDHRLVWYLSRFFAGISTALGFMLGTGLVLKWLLHNNQKQEMGLHFAGVGTGIVVGAIVVDFAANSLFGGLGWRGQWLALAGVGALLLVPAFLLMPFPASEQIEESARINRTEEPSKRWLTLLTIAYVCAGFSNTVNITFTSLITEYIPLENQGTLMWLFVGLAAAPAPFVWDRIARKVGYLNAIRAAFAVNIASNFLMTASVSYAAIVISSLSFGFAFMGIVSLTLTIIGNKYRYRATQVMAQLTLGYCIAQIISPIMAGVIAEQSGSFNLALFVVSGIMVLGMLCLSLMHRE; encoded by the coding sequence ATGGTGTTTATCAAACAATATTATCGACCGAATCGCTACTCCGTTATGTTCGCTGGGGTTTGTGCTCTGGTGTTAACAATGGGGATCGCACGTTACGCATTTACCCCAATGATTCCGTATATGCAAGACCAAACTGGGATGTCCGAAGGCCTGGCAGGCTGGTTGGCTGGGTGGAGCTATATTGGCTATCTGGTTGGGTTGTTTATGGTTTGGTTAATGCGGGACCTGCGCTTGAAGGATTACTTTTTTCGCTATGGTTTGTTTATTGCGGTTTTTACCACGGCGATTATGGCGTTTCACGACCATCGCCTGGTGTGGTATCTGAGTCGATTCTTCGCCGGTATTTCGACCGCGTTGGGTTTCATGCTCGGAACCGGTCTCGTGTTGAAATGGTTGTTGCACAATAACCAGAAGCAGGAGATGGGTCTGCACTTCGCGGGTGTTGGGACTGGGATTGTGGTGGGTGCGATCGTGGTCGATTTTGCCGCCAACAGTCTATTTGGTGGTTTGGGCTGGCGTGGTCAGTGGCTGGCACTAGCGGGTGTGGGTGCTTTACTGTTAGTGCCCGCGTTCTTGTTGATGCCGTTTCCGGCATCGGAACAAATAGAAGAGTCGGCGCGCATCAATCGTACGGAAGAACCATCCAAGCGTTGGTTGACGTTACTGACCATCGCTTACGTCTGTGCCGGATTTAGTAACACTGTCAATATCACGTTTACTTCGCTGATTACCGAATACATTCCGTTGGAGAATCAAGGCACGCTTATGTGGTTGTTTGTCGGACTGGCGGCAGCACCAGCGCCATTTGTGTGGGATCGAATCGCGCGTAAGGTCGGGTATCTCAATGCGATTCGTGCGGCCTTTGCGGTCAATATTGCGAGTAACTTCTTGATGACTGCGTCAGTCTCCTACGCGGCTATTGTGATCAGCTCCTTGAGCTTTGGTTTCGCGTTTATGGGGATTGTTTCATTGACCTTGACTATCATCGGTAATAAGTATCGTTACCGTGCTACGCAGGTGATGGCGCAGCTAACGCTGGGCTACTGTATTGCGCAAATCATCTCGCCAATTATGGCGGGTGTGATTGCCGAACAGAGTGGCAGCTTTAATCTAGCCTTGTTTGTGGTTAGTGGGATTATGGTGCTCGGTATGCTCTGCCTAAGTTTAATGCATCGAGAGTAG
- a CDS encoding CehA/McbA family metallohydrolase encodes MAAGARQALTACFWLSASVVSAHSDHAHTTTTNTPQVSGSQLTSELARYAPLVVTRITADNAASLIRQGPDAIGGIGDWFVSNGTLCAIISDVHHESEFSTRGGSLVDLGFCDREDEYFASFHDLLNGSRRLPMDAQRIETQLTDASAVVIVHSTQGTAKMQTRYTLSTQAPTELHIQKQLHNAPDLKFYSSLNFNLHSLEPFVFNSQYPARSNGFQNEDFVERGQSAIPEAARDADMIITPSPPDAVQSISYGWRMVKAERVDGEDRYSVPFFMLADDSSNAMLVLSDTFYIGDGSQIGWLQLPQLLLLDLGEDILETEEIVYVGRHGDVASITDQLFSDAATLSGEVSEPDVAIHVRDARGNPITHVRPQANGEFSLRLPTGQYLLDVVASAGRRLQKTVNVAQGDQFIPMLVLPPAPRLRLPQGHPMRLVFKGLNGTPDPNFTDTYTGFSVRNGDQNHTATPVSQVFLAGVDSDPNYIELAPGDYRVYAVHGLEHSLESVNISVRAESTTDLIVPIPKRQLKTPGYIAADLHVHSGASYDNAFAETERVRTFVAENGEVMVSSEHDIPVDFQPKIEALGVANRITAIAAAEITSLLPTALNPYTGGHANFFPYTPDPLAYRRGMINHENRRWREIIHDVKQREPEVVVQLNHPRLDMRLSGDTLPSNWSEIVDHGQFLDHMGSAGHPYNPHQPLHSSPNNLLIETDKNTGLSDLSFDLIEVINPGGEHYQERIQAIRQDWLSFVKQGYRLVGTANSDSHGSDVQVAVPRTMVKISDDRVPHFNQSEFLKSLKRGDAYGTTGPMLEVKLNGVSMGGTVQAERAQLDVTIQSVDWIPLNQVRLQVNGVTIEEYDLTPGKTEHKLLIPMEFDQDAFVTLEASGEPTPAYLDVYPGLTPYAFSNPIYVDVNADGVWTPPGL; translated from the coding sequence ATGGCAGCAGGTGCTCGCCAGGCCCTCACGGCCTGCTTCTGGCTATCGGCCAGTGTAGTGTCCGCGCACTCTGACCATGCGCACACCACGACCACCAATACACCGCAGGTCAGCGGCAGCCAATTGACCAGTGAGCTAGCCAGGTACGCGCCACTGGTTGTGACACGCATTACCGCTGACAATGCGGCCAGCCTGATTCGACAGGGCCCGGACGCCATAGGGGGCATTGGAGACTGGTTTGTGAGCAACGGCACCTTGTGCGCCATCATTTCTGACGTTCACCACGAGAGTGAGTTTTCTACGCGTGGTGGTAGTCTGGTTGACCTCGGCTTCTGTGATCGTGAAGACGAGTATTTTGCGTCATTTCACGATCTGCTCAATGGCAGTCGACGCTTGCCGATGGATGCCCAGCGTATCGAGACTCAACTGACGGATGCCAGTGCCGTGGTCATCGTCCACAGCACCCAAGGCACGGCTAAGATGCAAACGCGTTACACCCTGTCGACGCAAGCACCCACCGAGTTGCACATTCAAAAGCAATTGCATAATGCGCCGGATCTCAAGTTCTACTCCAGTCTAAACTTTAATCTGCATTCCTTGGAACCCTTTGTGTTCAACAGCCAATACCCCGCGCGGTCAAATGGCTTTCAGAATGAAGACTTTGTGGAGCGGGGGCAAAGTGCAATCCCCGAGGCGGCACGCGATGCCGACATGATCATCACGCCCAGCCCACCTGATGCCGTACAGAGCATCAGCTATGGTTGGCGAATGGTGAAAGCCGAGCGGGTTGATGGCGAAGACCGCTATTCGGTACCTTTTTTCATGCTCGCAGACGACTCATCCAATGCAATGCTGGTACTCAGCGACACCTTTTACATCGGCGATGGCTCCCAAATCGGCTGGCTACAATTGCCGCAGTTGTTGCTGCTAGACCTAGGCGAGGACATACTTGAGACAGAAGAAATCGTCTACGTTGGCCGACACGGCGACGTCGCCTCAATCACTGACCAGTTGTTCAGCGATGCCGCAACGTTGAGCGGAGAGGTCAGCGAACCCGATGTTGCGATTCACGTGCGCGATGCACGTGGCAACCCGATAACCCACGTCCGCCCACAAGCCAACGGTGAATTTTCGCTCCGGCTCCCCACTGGTCAGTATCTACTGGACGTGGTTGCCAGCGCCGGTCGCCGACTGCAGAAAACGGTGAATGTGGCGCAAGGCGATCAATTTATTCCGATGTTGGTGCTGCCGCCGGCCCCACGATTGCGGCTGCCTCAAGGGCATCCTATGCGCCTCGTATTTAAGGGCCTAAACGGCACGCCTGATCCGAATTTCACCGACACTTACACCGGCTTCTCAGTACGCAACGGTGACCAGAACCACACGGCAACGCCTGTGTCGCAAGTATTTCTAGCCGGGGTCGATAGCGACCCAAATTATATTGAACTTGCACCTGGCGATTATCGAGTATACGCGGTTCACGGCTTAGAACATTCGCTTGAATCAGTGAACATCTCGGTGCGAGCCGAAAGCACAACGGACCTAATTGTTCCCATTCCAAAACGTCAGCTGAAGACCCCAGGCTACATCGCTGCCGATCTGCATGTTCACTCTGGTGCCAGTTATGATAATGCTTTTGCAGAAACGGAGCGCGTACGCACTTTCGTGGCTGAAAATGGTGAGGTTATGGTGTCCAGTGAGCACGACATTCCCGTTGATTTTCAACCCAAGATCGAGGCCTTGGGTGTCGCAAATAGGATAACCGCCATCGCCGCAGCAGAGATAACCAGCCTATTGCCGACCGCTCTGAACCCCTATACCGGCGGACATGCTAATTTTTTCCCTTATACGCCCGACCCGTTAGCGTATCGGCGCGGCATGATTAACCATGAAAATCGACGTTGGCGCGAGATCATCCACGATGTTAAACAGCGCGAACCCGAGGTGGTCGTGCAATTGAATCACCCACGATTGGATATGCGTTTAAGCGGCGACACCCTACCTTCTAACTGGTCTGAGATTGTCGATCATGGCCAGTTTCTCGATCACATGGGCAGTGCTGGACATCCGTATAATCCGCATCAGCCACTCCACAGCTCCCCGAATAACCTGCTGATCGAAACCGACAAGAACACCGGCTTGAGTGACCTTAGCTTTGATTTGATTGAAGTCATTAATCCCGGTGGTGAGCATTATCAAGAGCGTATTCAGGCCATTCGACAGGACTGGCTGTCTTTCGTAAAACAGGGCTATCGCCTTGTTGGCACTGCGAACAGTGATTCACATGGCAGTGACGTGCAAGTCGCTGTTCCCAGAACCATGGTAAAGATCAGCGATGATCGCGTACCCCACTTCAATCAGTCTGAATTCCTCAAGTCCCTCAAACGGGGAGACGCCTACGGCACTACCGGGCCAATGTTAGAAGTTAAACTCAATGGCGTGAGCATGGGAGGCACCGTGCAGGCTGAGCGGGCGCAACTTGATGTCACTATCCAATCGGTGGACTGGATTCCTCTCAACCAAGTGCGATTGCAGGTCAATGGGGTCACCATTGAGGAATATGATCTCACGCCCGGCAAGACAGAACATAAATTGCTAATACCCATGGAGTTTGACCAAGATGCGTTTGTCACGCTGGAAGCTAGCGGTGAACCAACTCCGGCGTACCTCGACGTCTATCCCGGTCTGACGCCTTACGCGTTTAGCAACCCCATCTATGTGGATGTCAACGCCGATGGTGTCTGGACACCACCAGGCCTCTAA
- a CDS encoding carboxy terminal-processing peptidase, translating into MLKKNQIKALSNGVRHISLVSAAVLAMLPALVHADVQEVAESELKMTPDLAFDIHKTLYFLQFGHYAPKTLDDNYSARIFEEYLETLDPNKVFFTQQDIAEFEPYRYKLDDLLKRRDAQVAFDIFKVFRHKMEARTQKIMQLIEQDFDYTQNDTLNIDRDSYTWAENEKEIDQRWVKRIKNDTMQQLMAKTPISEVRDNLKRRYQRQRDVIFQLKADEVFEWYMNSFTRDHGPHTTYMSHVTAENFEIGMSLQLTGIGAALTTDEDYTVINRILKGGPAEKSGAIEAEDKIIAVGQEDGEMINVIGWRLNDVVQMIRGDKGTKVRLDILPSDMAPGSPPVRIELVRDLVQLEDQAAKLSEVTIPDGNLERKYAVISIPSFYSNADQVARGGGKLVATTSDVEHLLQQVKKSDAEGLILDLRGNGGGYLNEAISLTGLFIERGPVVQVVGSQPGQRRVHRDTDSRIVYDGPMVVLIDRYSASASEIFAGAMQDYGRALIVGERSFGKGTVQYPRALRDRSTDRKSKIKFTNAQFFRISGSSTQHRGVIPDLLLNSGEEDPEFGERSYDNALPWSQTQAADYQAGSFPTTLLETLKSKHIMRTERSPAFTLLRRNAARIMENKKIKQLSLNMAERQETRDQQESQSLQDLNAYRASLGLDAVTMETRKDNPLPGDDEHWNTVIHTEAAQILNDMNQYSKAVITKASDLPSSP; encoded by the coding sequence ATGTTGAAAAAAAATCAGATAAAAGCACTCAGTAATGGTGTTCGTCACATTTCACTGGTTAGTGCTGCCGTTTTGGCAATGCTGCCAGCCTTGGTCCACGCCGACGTACAGGAAGTGGCTGAGTCAGAATTGAAGATGACGCCCGACCTGGCTTTTGATATTCATAAAACTCTGTATTTTTTGCAGTTTGGTCACTATGCGCCCAAGACCCTGGATGACAATTACTCCGCGCGCATTTTTGAAGAGTATCTGGAAACCTTAGACCCGAACAAAGTCTTCTTCACCCAGCAGGACATCGCCGAGTTCGAGCCTTACCGGTATAAGCTCGATGACCTGCTAAAGCGCCGCGACGCGCAGGTCGCGTTCGATATATTTAAGGTCTTCCGCCACAAGATGGAAGCGCGTACTCAAAAGATTATGCAGTTGATCGAACAGGATTTCGATTACACACAGAACGACACACTCAACATCGATCGCGATAGCTACACTTGGGCGGAAAATGAAAAAGAAATCGATCAGCGTTGGGTGAAACGTATCAAGAACGACACCATGCAACAGCTGATGGCGAAAACGCCGATCAGTGAAGTCCGTGACAACCTTAAGCGTCGTTACCAACGTCAACGGGATGTGATTTTTCAACTCAAAGCCGACGAGGTGTTTGAGTGGTACATGAATTCATTCACCCGTGATCATGGCCCACACACCACCTATATGTCGCACGTGACCGCCGAAAACTTCGAAATCGGCATGTCTCTGCAATTGACGGGCATTGGTGCCGCACTGACCACGGATGAAGACTACACTGTAATCAATCGAATTCTTAAAGGCGGCCCAGCGGAAAAAAGCGGTGCGATAGAAGCCGAGGACAAAATCATCGCCGTCGGCCAAGAAGACGGCGAAATGATCAATGTGATCGGCTGGCGCTTGAATGACGTAGTACAAATGATCCGTGGCGATAAAGGCACCAAGGTAAGACTCGACATTCTGCCGAGCGACATGGCACCCGGATCACCACCGGTTCGAATAGAGCTGGTTCGCGATCTTGTGCAATTGGAAGATCAAGCTGCCAAACTCAGCGAAGTGACAATCCCGGACGGGAATCTGGAACGCAAGTACGCGGTGATTAGTATTCCATCGTTCTACTCCAATGCAGATCAGGTCGCCCGTGGCGGCGGCAAACTGGTGGCCACCACCAGCGACGTTGAGCATTTACTGCAACAGGTTAAAAAATCTGACGCCGAAGGATTGATTCTCGATTTGCGCGGGAACGGCGGAGGCTACCTCAATGAAGCGATCAGTTTGACGGGGCTTTTCATCGAACGTGGCCCGGTCGTACAGGTAGTCGGCTCACAGCCCGGCCAACGGCGAGTACACCGCGATACCGACTCTCGCATTGTCTACGATGGCCCCATGGTTGTTCTGATTGATCGTTACAGCGCATCTGCGTCAGAAATTTTCGCGGGCGCCATGCAGGATTATGGCCGAGCTCTGATCGTTGGTGAGCGGTCTTTCGGAAAAGGCACAGTGCAGTATCCGCGTGCATTGCGCGACCGCAGCACCGACCGAAAAAGTAAAATTAAATTTACCAACGCCCAGTTCTTCCGTATCAGCGGCAGCAGCACACAGCATCGCGGCGTGATTCCTGATCTGTTGTTGAATTCGGGTGAAGAAGACCCAGAATTTGGTGAGCGTTCGTACGATAACGCGCTGCCGTGGTCGCAAACCCAAGCGGCTGATTACCAAGCAGGCTCGTTCCCAACCACACTGCTCGAGACCTTAAAATCCAAACATATTATGCGAACCGAGCGTTCTCCCGCATTTACACTACTGCGCCGCAACGCCGCCCGCATTATGGAAAACAAAAAAATAAAGCAGTTGTCATTGAATATGGCCGAGCGCCAGGAAACTCGCGACCAGCAGGAGAGTCAATCGTTGCAAGACTTGAATGCCTATCGTGCGTCGCTGGGCTTGGACGCTGTCACGATGGAGACACGCAAAGACAATCCATTACCAGGTGACGATGAACACTGGAATACAGTCATCCACACTGAAGCGGCACAAATTCTGAACGATATGAACCAGTACAGCAAAGCCGTGATCACCAAGGCCAGCGACCTGCCAAGCAGCCCATAA
- a CDS encoding YhcB family protein — protein sequence MEPELLHFTLVFLLGAAVGIVIMLLVNKLRSGSAAPRNVQQEFDSYQAEVEHHFEETSKKFKNMTEQYQELYQHLSIGATSLCRPDSVAAALADARSPMDKLVDLSDSEEKSSADKHVNAQPGDALEDAVVKPVSTAAPTMADQNINADVVDTRADAAKKPAVDAETNAPKKPPTGDKKA from the coding sequence ATGGAACCAGAATTATTACATTTTACCCTCGTATTTTTGCTCGGCGCCGCCGTTGGCATCGTCATTATGTTATTGGTCAACAAGCTACGCAGTGGCTCAGCAGCGCCGCGAAATGTCCAGCAGGAGTTTGATAGCTACCAAGCCGAAGTCGAACATCACTTCGAAGAAACATCGAAGAAGTTCAAAAACATGACGGAACAATACCAGGAGTTGTATCAGCATCTGTCAATCGGCGCGACCTCACTTTGCCGCCCGGACAGCGTCGCAGCTGCGTTGGCGGACGCGCGTTCGCCAATGGATAAACTGGTGGACTTGTCGGATTCAGAAGAAAAATCTTCGGCTGATAAACACGTGAACGCTCAGCCTGGCGATGCGCTGGAAGATGCGGTTGTGAAACCGGTCTCAACCGCTGCGCCGACCATGGCTGACCAAAACATTAATGCCGACGTCGTAGATACGCGCGCGGATGCAGCAAAAAAGCCCGCCGTTGACGCCGAGACGAATGCACCAAAGAAACCACCGACTGGTGATAAAAAGGCCTAA
- a CDS encoding MarC family protein → MTFLSAALLLFLVMDPLGNIPLYLTALKNVEPARRVKVIMRELLIALLVMVIFLFSGQAFLSALHISEPALTATGGIILFLIAIKMIFPPANETDVKNEEEPFIVPLAIPYVAGPSALATLLLIMNGEPEKWPVWLGALFAAWLVTGVILLAAGPLAKILRNRGLIAIERLMGMILVAIAIQMLMDGIAEFITFIATQS, encoded by the coding sequence ATGACCTTTCTCTCCGCCGCCCTGTTGTTATTTTTAGTCATGGATCCGCTGGGAAATATCCCGCTGTATCTCACTGCACTCAAGAATGTTGAACCGGCCAGACGTGTAAAAGTCATTATGCGTGAGCTGTTAATCGCCCTCTTGGTGATGGTGATATTCCTGTTTTCAGGTCAGGCATTTTTGTCCGCACTGCATATTTCGGAGCCTGCGTTAACAGCCACTGGCGGTATTATTCTATTTTTGATCGCCATCAAAATGATCTTTCCGCCAGCCAACGAAACAGACGTCAAAAATGAAGAAGAACCATTTATTGTCCCGCTGGCGATCCCCTATGTAGCAGGCCCTTCTGCGCTCGCCACGCTATTGCTGATTATGAATGGTGAGCCGGAAAAGTGGCCAGTATGGCTTGGTGCTTTGTTTGCCGCATGGCTTGTGACGGGGGTTATTTTATTGGCGGCTGGGCCATTGGCCAAAATTTTGCGCAACCGCGGGCTCATCGCGATTGAGCGCCTAATGGGAATGATTCTGGTGGCTATTGCAATACAGATGCTTATGGATGGCATCGCGGAATTTATCACTTTTATCGCCACGCAAAGCTAG
- a CDS encoding M2 family metallopeptidase produces MLNKLSIGVAIAACLSSAPVLADDHKPESAKDFVERVQKEGQELAKEIEAAYWVRSTYITKDTGVLAAKAGERSLEFESKVFNQAKQYKGQKMDPTTARAIELMLRGSAAPAPNDAQLRAELAQVLTEMEGAYGSGSYCNEAGECRELQELEKVLAESRDYDELLDVWRGWRTVSPAYREQYQRFVELANQGAKDSGYADLADAWKSNYDMSPSEFTVEARRLWDQVKPFYDELHCHVRAKLSEQYGADKVPLDKPIPAHLLGNMWSQTWENIYPIMEPHAGVASLDVTKALNEQNYDEKRMVQTAEGFFTSLGLPALPESFYENSLIKKPRDRNVVCHASAWDLDNGNDPRIKQCVEITEEQFGTLHHELGHIYYYLMYKDLPPIFKGGAHDGFHEAIGDTIQLSMTPSYLQAKGLIDKVEESPEATLNKQMKLALEKIAFLPFGKMIDEWRWKVFSGEIAPEDYNKGWWELRTEYQGIAAPVERTEADFDAGAKYHIPGNTPYTRYFLSFIMQFQFHKALCEKAGHTGPLHECSIYGNKDAGKALGDMLAMGQSKPWPDAMEALTGQRKMDGSAIIDYFAPLNAYLKEQNQGRQCGW; encoded by the coding sequence ATGTTAAATAAACTATCTATCGGTGTTGCCATCGCGGCCTGCCTGAGCAGCGCGCCCGTGCTGGCGGACGACCACAAACCAGAATCTGCTAAAGATTTTGTCGAACGAGTACAGAAAGAAGGTCAAGAACTGGCCAAGGAAATCGAAGCCGCCTATTGGGTTCGCAGCACCTATATTACCAAAGACACAGGTGTGCTGGCCGCCAAAGCTGGCGAACGCTCACTCGAATTCGAGAGTAAAGTGTTTAATCAAGCCAAGCAGTATAAGGGGCAAAAAATGGACCCAACCACTGCCCGAGCCATCGAGTTAATGCTACGTGGTTCTGCGGCGCCCGCCCCCAACGATGCGCAATTACGCGCTGAACTCGCACAAGTTTTGACAGAGATGGAAGGCGCGTACGGTTCTGGCAGTTACTGCAATGAAGCAGGTGAATGTCGTGAACTTCAGGAACTGGAGAAAGTGCTGGCTGAATCGCGTGACTATGACGAACTGCTCGACGTATGGCGCGGCTGGCGTACAGTGTCGCCTGCCTACCGCGAGCAGTATCAACGCTTCGTCGAACTCGCAAATCAGGGCGCAAAAGACTCTGGCTACGCGGATTTAGCCGACGCGTGGAAATCCAATTACGACATGAGCCCCAGCGAATTTACAGTCGAAGCACGCCGCCTATGGGATCAGGTTAAGCCGTTTTATGATGAACTGCACTGTCACGTTCGCGCTAAATTGAGTGAACAGTATGGTGCCGATAAAGTACCACTGGATAAACCCATTCCGGCCCATTTGCTCGGTAACATGTGGTCACAGACCTGGGAAAACATTTACCCGATTATGGAGCCTCATGCGGGCGTCGCATCCTTGGATGTCACCAAAGCGCTCAACGAACAAAACTACGATGAAAAACGCATGGTGCAAACAGCCGAGGGTTTTTTTACCTCATTAGGTCTGCCCGCACTGCCAGAAAGCTTCTATGAGAACTCGCTGATCAAGAAGCCGCGCGACCGTAACGTCGTCTGTCACGCCAGCGCCTGGGACCTCGACAACGGCAACGATCCACGGATCAAACAATGCGTCGAAATCACCGAAGAGCAATTCGGCACCCTGCATCACGAGCTGGGGCATATCTACTACTATCTGATGTATAAAGATTTGCCACCGATCTTTAAAGGCGGTGCACATGACGGTTTCCACGAAGCCATTGGCGATACGATACAACTATCGATGACACCGAGCTATTTGCAGGCGAAAGGTCTTATAGATAAGGTTGAAGAAAGCCCAGAGGCAACCCTCAACAAACAGATGAAGTTGGCACTCGAAAAAATTGCCTTTCTACCATTTGGCAAAATGATCGACGAGTGGCGCTGGAAAGTATTTTCAGGTGAAATCGCACCAGAAGACTACAATAAGGGCTGGTGGGAATTACGTACCGAGTATCAGGGCATCGCCGCACCGGTTGAACGTACCGAGGCAGACTTTGACGCTGGTGCAAAGTACCACATCCCTGGCAACACGCCATATACGCGTTACTTCCTGTCGTTCATCATGCAATTCCAGTTCCACAAGGCGCTGTGCGAAAAGGCCGGACACACTGGCCCGCTGCATGAATGCTCGATCTACGGAAACAAAGATGCAGGTAAAGCGCTTGGCGACATGCTGGCTATGGGGCAGAGCAAGCCATGGCCGGATGCTATGGAAGCGCTGACTGGACAACGCAAGATGGACGGTAGTGCGATCATCGATTACTTCGCTCCGCTAAATGCCTACCTGAAAGAGCAAAACCAAGGCCGTCAGTGCGGCTGGTAG